In Spea bombifrons isolate aSpeBom1 chromosome 5, aSpeBom1.2.pri, whole genome shotgun sequence, the sequence tgacggatgtgacgcgttccggaggtaagtattctgcacagatcgcacagagcgaatcgctctgtgcgaatggagccactcgcacagagcgattcgcacagagcggttcgctctgggcgagtggctccattcgcacagagcgattcgctctgtgcgagtggctccattcgcacagagcggttcgctctgtgcgagtggctccattcgcacagagcggttcgctctgtgcgagtggctccattcgcacagagcggttcgctctgtgcgagtggctccattcgcacagagcggttcgctctgtgcgagtggctccattcgcacagagcggttcgctctgtgcgagtggctccattcgcacagagcggttcgctctgtgcgagtggctccattcgcacagagcggttcgctctgtgcgagtggctccattcgcacagagcggttcgtgagtgtgggtgcagggcagagtgggggtgggggtgcagggcagggtgggggtgggggtgcagggcagagtgggggtggggggtgcagggcaggagactgggtgcagggcagagtgggggtggggatgcagggtgtgagtgtgggtgcagagcagagtgggagactgggtgcagggcagagtgggggtggggatgcagggcagggtgtgagtgtgggtgcagggcagagtgggtgcagggcagagtgtgagtgtgggggcagggcagaatgtgggggcagggctgggtgcagggcagagttagagactgggtgcaggggcacagtgcaaagtgctgggtgcaaagtgccagtgctgggtgcaaagtgccagggctgggtgcaaagtgcaaagtgctggtgcaaagtgctgaatgctgggtgcaaagtgctggatgcaaagtgccagggctgggtgcaaagtgctgggtgcaaagtgctgggtgcaaagtgcaaagtgctggggcaaagtttcttgaacagtaatagtccacctcttttcagaatgtttggggttattttgtttcataaatattgtgtttgggttcttgtactttgaaaatattgttttttattacatcataacaaaataagaatgttaatgtaaattttaagttgttttttaacatccagttcattaaattcttttaaataaacgaaaaatttgcatattgttttttttatccgattaatcgattaatcgaaaaaataatcggccgattaatcgattattaaaataatcgttagttgcagccctagtttgtTGTAGGGCTGagtaagaaagagagagaaaacgtGAGCGTCTGACCTCTTGGGGTCTctaagcagcagctgccccaggCAGCACGTAAACGTTAAGGGTTAATACTTAAAGCTGCAGTGTTCCTCTGTCACAGTAACCTGTAATGCAGTAAGAAGTGGTCTGCGCTTCctctgtatattattttttgtaaataataaattttacgtttaaaaacatgtttcttcTATAGTTTTGGGCGCATCCCTTCCCTGCcaccggagagtatataatatgaggaatatacagggatataacgggttataaggacgggattagttatacgggggagagtatatagtatataatatgaggaatatacaggatataacgggttataaggacgggattagttatacggccggagagtatataatatataatatgaggaatatacaggatataacgggttataaggaggggattagttatacggccggagagtatatagtatataatatgaggaatatacaggatataatgggttataaggacggattagttatacggggggagagtatataatatataatatgaggaatatacagggatataacgggttataaggacggggttagttatacgggcggagagtatataatatataacatgagagtatataatatgtaatatgaggaatatacaggatataacgggttataaggacgggattagttatacggggcggagagtatataatatataatatgagcaatatacagggatataacgggttatgacgggattagttatacgggccagagagtatataatatgaggaatatacaggatataacgggttataaggacgggattagttatacgggggagagtatataatatataatatgaggaatatacaggatataacgggttataaggacgggattagttatacgggggagagtatataatatataatatgaggaatatacaggatataacgggttataaggacgggattagttatacgggggagagtatataatatataacatgaggaatatacagggatataacgggttataaggacgggattagttatacggccggagagtatataatatataatatgaggcatatacaggatataatgggttataaggacgggattagttatacggggcggagagtatataatatataacatgaggaatatacagggatataacgggttataagcgtgggattagttatacggctggagagtctataatatgaggaatatacaggatataacgggttataaggatgggattagttatacggggcggagagtatataatatataatatgaggaatatacagggatataacgggttataaggatgggattagttatacggggcggagagtatataatatataacatgaggaatatacaggatataaagggttataaggatgggattagttatacggccggagagtatataatatgtaatatgaggaatatacaggatataacgggttataaggacgggattagttatacggggcggagagtatataatatataatatgaggaatatacagggatataacgggttataaggatgggattagttatacggggcggagagtatataatatataacatgaggaatatacaggatataacgggttataaggacgggattagttatacgggggagagtatataatatataatatgaggaatatacaggatataacgggttataaggacgggattagttatacgggggagagtatataatatataatatgaggaatatacaggatataacgggttataaggacgggattagttatacgggggagagtatataatatataacatgaggaatatacagggatataacgggttataaggacgggattagttatacgggggggagagtatataatatataatatgaggaatatacaggatataacgggttataaggacaggattagttatacggccggagagtatataatatctaatatgaggaatatacaggatataatgggttataaggacgggattagttatacggggcggagagtatataatatataacatgaggaatatacagggatataacgggttataagcgtgggattagttatacggctggagagtctataatatgaggaatatacaggatataacgggttataaggatgggattagttatacggggcggagagtatataatatataatatgaggaatatacagggatataacgggttataaggatgggattagttatacggggcggagagtatataatatataatatgaggaatatacagggatataacgggttataaggatgggattagttatacggggcggagagtatataatatataacatgaggaatatacaggatataaagggttataaggatgggattagttatacggccggagagtatataatatgtaatatgaggaatatacaggatataacgggttataaggacgggattagttatacggggcggagagtatataatatataatatgaggaatatacagggatataacgggttataaggatgggattagttatacggggcggagagtatataatatataacatgaggaatatacaggatataacgggttataaggacgggattagttatacgggggagagtatataatatataatatgaggaatatacaggatataacgggttataaggacgggattagttatacgggggagagtatataatatataatatgaggaatatacaggatataacgggttataaggacgggattagttatacgggggagagtatataatatataacatgaggaatatacagggatataacgggttataaggacgggattagttatacgggggggagagtatataatatataatatgaggaatatacaggatataacgggttataaggacaggattagttatacggccggagagtatataatatctaatatgaggaatatacaggatataatgggttataaggacgggattagttatacggggcggagagtatataatatataacatgaggaatatacagggatataacgggttataagcgtgggattagttatacggctggagagtctataatatgaggaatatacaggatataacgggttataaggatgggattagttatacggggcggagagtatataatatataatatgaggaatatacagggatataacgggttataaggatgggattagttatacggggcggagagtatataatatataatatgaggaatatacagggatataacgggttataaggatgggattagttatacggggcggagagtatataatatataacatgaggaatatacaggatataaagggttataaggatgggattagttatacggccggagagtatataatatgtaatatgaggaatatacaggatataacgggttataaggacgggattagttatacggggcggagagtatataatatataatatgaggaatatacagggatataacgggttataaggatgggattagttatacggggcggagagtatataatatataacatgaggaatatacaggatataaggggttataaggatgggattagttatacggccggagagtatataatatgtaatatgaggaatatacaggatataacgggttataaggacgggattagttatacggggcggagagtatataatatataacatgaggaatatacagggatgtaacgggttataaggacgggattagttatacgggggggagtatatgatatataatatgaggaatatacaggatataacgggttataaggacgggattagttatacggccggagagtatataatatataatatgaggaatatacaggatataacgggttataaggacgggattagttatacggccggagagtatataatatgaggaatatacaggatataacgggttataaggacgggattagttatacggggggagagtatataatatataatatgaggaatatacaggatataacgggttataaggacgggattagttatacggccggagagtatataatatataatatgaggaatatacaggatataacgggttataaggacgggattagttatacggctggagagtatataatatataatatgaggaatatacaggatataacgggttataaggacgggattagttatacggccggagagtatataatatataatatgaggaatatacaggatataacgggttataaggacgggattagttatacggccggagagtatataatatataatatgaggaatatacagggatataacgagTTGTAAGGACTggattgtttttattgtgaacGGCTCCCAGTAACCCCCCCGTGTTTCCTGTTGTCTCCCAATACCCCCCCGTGCTTCCTGTTGTCTCCCAGTAACCCCCCCGTGTTTCCTGTTGCATCCCAGTAACCCCCCAGTGTTTCCTGTTGTCTcccagtaaccccccccccgtgtttcCTGTTGCATCCCAGTAACCCCCCCCGTGTTTCCTGTTGTCTCCCAGTAACCCCCCCGTGTTTCCTGTTGTCTCCCAGTAACCCCCCCGTGTTTCCTGTCGTCTCCCAGTAACCTCCCACTATCAGGACCTAGGACAGCGTGCACTCTCTTCTGTCAATCACCCGGAGGCGGGACCGCGCGCCAGACGTACCCTTCCCCACACTAATGTCGCGTTCTAAATCCGACGCTTCCGGTCGCAGCTTTTttctgacatcacttcctgtttgGGCTTCACTGGCCTCCAAGTTTATGATGTTCTGTGTTGGATGTTGAAGTGTTAATGACGCGTTAACAGGtaactaaggggttaatttctttTACACGCTGTGCCTGGGGGTTACACGCCGGCGGGGTGCTGACAGTATACTCCGTGCCCTGGGATTACACGCTGGCGGGGTGCTGACAGTATACTCCGTGCCCTGGGATTACACGCTGGCGGGGTGCTGACAGTATACTCTGTGCCCGGGGGTTACATGCTGCCTGGGTGCTGACAGTATACTCTGTGCCCGGGGGTTACATGCTGCCTGGGTGCTGACAGTATACTCTGTGCCCGTGGGTTACACGTTGGCTGGGTGCTGACAGTATACTCTGTGCTTCGGGGGTTACACGCTGGCGGGTGGTGACAGCATACTCTGTGCCCTGGGGTTACACGTCGACTGGGTGCTGACAGTATACTTTGTGCTCGAGGGTTACACGCTTGCGGGGTGCTGACCGTATACTCTGTGCTCGGGGATTATACGCTGGTGGGGTGCTGGCAGTATACTCTGTGCTTCGGGGGTTACACGCTGGCGGGGTGGTGACCGTATACTCTGTGCCCTGGGGTTACACGCCGGCGGGGTGGTGACCGTATACTCTGTGCTTCGGGGGTTACATGCTGGCGGGGTGGTGACAGTATACTCTGTGCCCCGGGGTTACACGTTGGCCGGGTGCTGACAGTATACTCTGTGCTCGGGGGTTTCACGCTGGTGGGGTGCTGACCGTATACTCAGTGCCTGGGGGTTACACGCCGGCGGGTTGCTGACAGTATACTCTGTTCTCGGGGGTTTCACGCTGGTGGGGTTTTGACAGTATACTCTGTGCCCGGGGGTTACACGCTGGCGGGGTGCTGACCGTATACTCTGTGCCCAGGGGTTACACGCTGGCGGGGTGCTGACCATATACTCTGTGCCCGGGGGTTACATGCTGGCGGGGTGCTGACAGTATACTCTGCGGTTGGTGCCCCCGTGGCACATGCTGTTAACCCCGTGGACGCTGGATGCTGTTATTGTGCCGCGTTGGGGATTCCCGCCACTCACctgtgtttagttttttttcagtgAGGACCCCGCAACGTGTCGGCTGCGTGTGACAGGCGTGTGCCGCGCCCGGAGAGCCGCAGGTCAGTAACGGATATGTACGCACACTCACGTGCATGGTGCTGTACTTCCTCCTTTAATCtgaataaatctatttttattggCTTGGGTTGTAATtgtgcagcagctgcccctcccccaccccacaGGACACGTGTGACACGCAAATTCATGCAGATAAGcaacatacatgtatatgtagagAAGCCGCATaaacccagccaggctgtagGGGCCCCGCCGAGCGAACCCCCCGAGAGGCTGTGAGCGCTGCACGATGTCGCGTGGTGTTACATGTTACGTGTCGCGTGTCTGGACTGATTTTTGTTTTGCGTGTGTTTGCAGCGGAGGATGCAGACGGCAGAGAGAAGCGGCGGGTCGCCGGTCGGATTCGCCGCGGCGTCGGGGTCCCTTGCTGAGCGTTCCCACGGCGACGGCCAGTATCTGTGCATCGAGTGCAATGAAACGTTTGATGATAAGCTGCGGCTGAGCGCTCACCGGCAGAGCCACGTGGCCAAGAAGCCGTTCACGTGTTCGCACTGCGGCCGGGGCTTCCACCATCACGTCTTCCTGCAGATGCACGAGAGAAGCCACGAGGACGGGGTTCCCGGCACCAAGTTATCCGGCTCTCTGCCTGCGCCGAGCTCTGCCCGCGGGATGTCCACCAGGAGCTCCAAAGCCGCGGGACCCTCGCAGGACAAAACCCACGAGGAGCCCAGACCCCCCAAACCGGAGCTGCCCGTCAATTCAAAGGTGGAGTTCAAGCAAGAGAAGCCAAGATGTCAGGCGGCGGCCCCCGTGGAGTGCGTCACCAGACTTACCCGTGGAAAGGCCCCTCCGGCCTGCAAGGCGACGGACGCCACGGAAACGAGGAGTCAATTCGACTTCCGTGTTTCTACGTTCTCTGACACCAGAGTTCGCCTGATCGACGCTTTTGGGAATTCGGTGGAGTTACTGACGGAGGTTTTTAGCTCCTACGCCAGCGCTAGAGAGGGGGAAAGCGGCGAAATAAAGACCACCAAGATGGACTCCGGTCACGGGGCCCGCGAAAGCCACATAAGTACCCGGCCATCTGCGGGAGCCGCATCTCCAGGCTTACGGCGCGGTGACGGCGTTCCCGGGAAAAGCCGGAGGAGTACGAGCAGGAGTTACCAGAATCTGCGCTCGGAAAGCGCTAGAGCCGCTCAGCCGAGTGGACACTTCCCAGTGAGCGGCTCGCCTGCTGCTGGCCACGTATCCTCCGGCAAGCAGTTTGAGTCTTCTAGTAGCCTTTCAGCCAGTCAGGCGTCATCTGAAGGCACCTGTGGCTCCAAGCAACGGGTCTCAAAGGTTTCTGATGTGGAGATTCCACCACCCGGCGGCGGGGATTTAAAACCGTCTGTAGTTGGCCACAAAGACTTTCCAGAGGACGTCGGTGTCCAGCCACGGGCCGGGGAGATGCTTCGGGAAGCAGGTCAAATGAACTCCTCTGAAGTAACAAAAGTAGCAGGCATACCGCACGGGGGGCCTTCCATGTCCGGCCCCACTTTACAGAACAGTGTAGGGGATACCACGCCGGCCACGCAGGAGAGCAGAACCGCCGCAGCGAATGAGAAACCTAAAAACATAGCGGCAGACATTGCAGCAGAACGCGGCCTCCGTGAGAGTGACGTCCACGAGGGGATGTCTCTGCACCGCCCCGATCGGGTCTCATCGGGAGACAGAAACGAAAGTATCGCGAAGGAACGCGAGCAGCTAACGGAAGCGGCCTCTGACCTGATGCCCACTGACAAGGCTCCCGCGGCCTCTGGCAATGGAGAAAAGAATGGCGGGGAAAGCCGGCCTGAGGGGGGTGACCCCGAGAAAGTGTCCCTCGTGACCGGTGTGAGCGACGGGGACGTAAAGCTGTCAAAGCCAGACTCCAGCGATGGAATGTTACTTGGGGGTAATAAGGATCAAGCAGCGAACGTCGTGGTAACCGAGAGTCCAGCAGAACCAGGCAAACCACGTGCTTCAGACACTGGCGGAGCTGGAAGCCAATGCCACGCAAACTCATCGTCCCAGAGCACCGAGGGGACACGTAACCCACAAGCTGCTCGCACATCCGACTCGGACACTTTCCTCCCCGCCGGTGACCAGAGAGATCGCGGAGAGGCGGCGGAGAAGGCAGGAGAACGGCTCGGCCAGAATGACAAGGAGCGCGGTGGAGATGTTGGGATGAGTACAGACATTAGCTTAGCGGATCGACCTGCGCAGCCAGATGGTGCAGAATGTGCTGGTTCGATGAACCCAAGTCTGACCCCAGAGAGAGACAGCGGCGATAACCTCCCCTCTCCCAAACCCGAGGGAGATGACTGCAGCGATTCCCGAGCACCCGTCCCACCATCAGAGAGCAACGAGACTGTTCCAGGGGACATCAACAGCGAAGCCTCCAGCAACAAGCCAATCGTGGAGCGTGATGAGGCCGCCGTCACCAGGGAGAAGACACGTGATGCGCAGCCTGCAGGTCACCCCGCGCACGAAGAAAACATCCTCCCCAGCGAGTCAGGAGGTGAACCGGTGAGGGCCGATGATGACATTAAAAGTGATGAGCCAGGAAAGGCCGTCGGTTTTACCCAACCAGGGGGTATTATGTATAAAGACCCAGCTTTTCCGGAGAAGGATTCGCAGCTTGACGGACGTGGCCATAATCTGACCGTCTCGCGAAGCGATGATTACGGGACAGTCGACAAGCGGGCGACCGAGACTTTATCTCCTCCAATTGCTCTGTCGGCGGAAGGAGGCCCAACGGAGTCAGCGTTATCTGGGGAACCGAACTCTCTGGCAACAGAGCAAGTAGCGGCCGATACCCCTAAGAGCGTAATGATGGTGGAAGAGTCTCGTGATGTGCAGACAATCGATCTCGATGAAGGAAAGGCTGTCTCTGATCTCGACAGCTCCGGCTGGAAACAAGGTATAAAGACTGACCTTCTGGACGATAATCACCCCGTCCTTCTTAAAGGCAGCTTAGATGTCCTCCCACACGCAGGGGATGATGGCTGCTCAGCTCAGGTTGACGCTACCAAGCTAGACGTGCGCTCGTTAGAAAGCAGTGAGACCAGCGACAAAGAGAGGCAGCTGTCTGAAAGAGACCTCAAAAAATACTTACCGCAACCCCTAGAGACTTCTGGAGACGATCTACCCACAGAACAGCCGGTGGATGCCAGCCCCGTCCATGACAGTGAGAAGAGATTACTGGCTGGAAGAAATGGTGACGAACCTGAAGAAGGTGACGCTCTCGCCCCGTCAGCGTGCGCTCAGAGGAGTCACGGGGAAGAAGTAAGACGCGGCACTTCTCACAGTCATGGCGTTTGTGCCGGTCACACACCGGTCGGTGATAAAGTGAATAATGACGGTGACGTCGGCTCTGCGGCAGCTGAAGATCGTAGTCACCTCCCCGAGGGGGGACTTTTATCCGAGCGGCTCCAACCCCAGGAACAAGCAGTGGGAAAATCGCAGGAAGGTAGCCACGAAGAGCAAGCAGAGGCAAGCGAAAGCACTGCTGGCCTTGCCACGACATTGAGCTCAGGAGTCCGGTGCATGCTGTGTAAACAGAAACTTCGAAGCTACAGGGGAGAAAGTCCGGCTCTGCTCTGCTACAAGTGTCGCCAACGCAGAAAGAAAGAAGCCCGAATCCCTCAGACTGACGCAAACCACTTAGTCTGCCACATAAAACAAGAGCCCTGCGAGGAGGGCCTTCCAGATGGACTCACGAGTGACGTTAACCCCCACGAAGCAGACGCCGAGACCACAAAGATGTATAATTGTCACAAGTGTGACCAATCCTTTAAGCTGCCGGCCCTTCTTGCAGGTCACATGAAGAACCATTCCCTGGCCCGGTGCCTGACTTGCGGATGCCAGATGCGGGTCCGATATAAAGTGAGGCGAATTCCTCGGAGGTGCCAGAGTTGTGTTCAGAAAATCAGggacaagaagaagaagaagaagaaagagctTTTTGCGCACAACGAGGCCATCAAGGAGGAAGATGGCGAGAAATGGGAAAGTATGAACTCGGACTGTGAGCTGGATGGTGGACGGACATTCAGGCCTTCTCCGCGCTCCTCAAGCAAGGTAAAAGTCCGTAAGGGCAAGTTACCCCGATCACACCTCGTGGGCAATGAGCACTGGGCTGGGGAACCCTCTCCCAACGAGCGTAACCAAGAAGCCCCGGTCTCGACTAAGGTCGCTTCTCTCATACGCGCTCTTCCCAAGCTGCACAAATGTCCAGAGTGCGGGATGAGCTTCAAGCGCCCTGGATTTCTGATAAAGCACGTGAGAAAGCATGCGCTGCTGCACCACTGTACCTGCCACTTACTTCTGAAGAAGACGCACAAAAAGTGCTTGCATTGCCGAGAGCAACTAAAAGGCAGAGGGAAAGGCAGGCTATCCTCTCAGCGAGCCCCTTCCAAAAAAACAGCCGTTGGGTCTGTATTGCAATACCCCTCTACATCTCTGAAAGAGTCCGCTCACGATGACGACTCCGACCAGCTCGCGCTCGCGATGGCCGGGGACGTCGGGAGCCGCAGACCCAAGAAGAGCAAACTGCTCCAGAAGAGTCACGGAAAGAAGGGCTTCACCGAACATGCCATGGAGCGCAGGAAACCCGCCTCTAAAGCACCTCTTCCTCCCGGGGCAGAGACCGGAAACGTATCTCAAGATAACCCTGATCTTTGTGACGCGGCTCAGATCCTCCGCTGGGAAGAGGGTACAGAAATTGGGCCAACGAGTCGTGACGAGGAGGAAGCCGACGAAGGTTTTGTTGGCGAAACCCTTCTGTGCAAAGAGGATGTTGTGAATGACGCTGACCAGCTGGGGCTGGACGATAAGCCACACGTTTGCCCGCAGTGCGGAAAGTCCTTTCAAACCTATAAATCTCTCCATCTCCACGAGCTGGTTCACACAGGAGAGCACTGCGAGTCTTGCGGCTGCCGATTACGGCTGAGAAAAGGAGGAGGGAGGCGCTCAAAAAAATGTCGGGGCTGCAAGCTGCAGGAGAAGGGCCAGAGCGCCGAAGCAAAGAATGCGATCGCGGCCAAGGTTTCCACTTTACTGGGattacaaaagaagaagaaagtcgTGAGCTCAAAAGGCATTAAATCCGAACTGAAAAAGCTCCCCAAAGGAGTGAAACATATTCTGGTGAAGAGACTGATCAAAAAGCCTAAAAAAGAGAAAGGCAACGGGATGCCCCTGAAGAAGCAGGTGAGACGGAAGAAGGCGAAAGAGTCCGTCGGAGACGATACGGTAACGGATGTGAGCGATCGCGTCTTGAGCTCACCAAACTCTAACGTGGAGCTAGAGGGCAAGATTTTCGCTGAGCCGGCAGAACCAGAAGCGCTTATGTCCACAACGTCACCGGAATCGGATACAGAGGGGACCTCAGGGATGAGCCATGACCCcctgaagaaaataaaagggTCCCATAAAGGCAAACTTTTAATGCTTAAAGACGGGAAGCCAGAGGTCACCGACAACGAGGGGAAAGCGCTGCCTGGTGATCAGAGCTCCCTACTCACAGGCGACAAAGCAAACCGGTGCCTAGTGTGCGACCAGAGCTTTGCGAGCCCGGAGCTCCTGTGCACGCACCGTCAGAGCCACGCGGCCGAGCTCCCGTTCGCCTGCACTCAGTGTCCGCAGAGGTTCCATAAGAAGCAGCTTTTGAACATTCACATTGTGACGCACGTGAAAGAACGACCGCACCGGTGCCCCGACTGCAACAAATGCTTCACCGGGCTTAACAACCTCAATATGCATCGCCGCGTGCACATGGGGCTGCGTCCGTATTCTTGCCCAGACTGCCCCATGAGCTTTCGGCATAAAGTCAGCCTGCTCGTTCACCGCTACACTCACACCAAAACTCCCCCGGTGGCGCTTGAGTCGTATCGCTGTTCCTTCTGCGGTAAATCTTTTGTGCGAAGCGATCACTTGGAGGATCATCAACGAGTCCACACAGGGGATTGTCCCTTTCGGTGCCAGGACTGCGATAAAACATTCCCTAGCCAGGCTAGGTTGGCTGTACATAGCAGGGTACACTCCCGGGTCGTCTCTCACTCGTGCCCGCACTGCGAGCGAAGCTTCATCAACAAGGCCAACCTGGAGCGGCATCA encodes:
- the LOC128496789 gene encoding uncharacterized protein LOC128496789, whose amino-acid sequence is MQTAERSGGSPVGFAAASGSLAERSHGDGQYLCIECNETFDDKLRLSAHRQSHVAKKPFTCSHCGRGFHHHVFLQMHERSHEDGVPGTKLSGSLPAPSSARGMSTRSSKAAGPSQDKTHEEPRPPKPELPVNSKVEFKQEKPRCQAAAPVECVTRLTRGKAPPACKATDATETRSQFDFRVSTFSDTRVRLIDAFGNSVELLTEVFSSYASAREGESGEIKTTKMDSGHGARESHISTRPSAGAASPGLRRGDGVPGKSRRSTSRSYQNLRSESARAAQPSGHFPVSGSPAAGHVSSGKQFESSSSLSASQASSEGTCGSKQRVSKVSDVEIPPPGGGDLKPSVVGHKDFPEDVGVQPRAGEMLREAGQMNSSEVTKVAGIPHGGPSMSGPTLQNSVGDTTPATQESRTAAANEKPKNIAADIAAERGLRESDVHEGMSLHRPDRVSSGDRNESIAKEREQLTEAASDLMPTDKAPAASGNGEKNGGESRPEGGDPEKVSLVTGVSDGDVKLSKPDSSDGMLLGGNKDQAANVVVTESPAEPGKPRASDTGGAGSQCHANSSSQSTEGTRNPQAARTSDSDTFLPAGDQRDRGEAAEKAGERLGQNDKERGGDVGMSTDISLADRPAQPDGAECAGSMNPSLTPERDSGDNLPSPKPEGDDCSDSRAPVPPSESNETVPGDINSEASSNKPIVERDEAAVTREKTRDAQPAGHPAHEENILPSESGGEPVRADDDIKSDEPGKAVGFTQPGGIMYKDPAFPEKDSQLDGRGHNLTVSRSDDYGTVDKRATETLSPPIALSAEGGPTESALSGEPNSLATEQVAADTPKSVMMVEESRDVQTIDLDEGKAVSDLDSSGWKQGIKTDLLDDNHPVLLKGSLDVLPHAGDDGCSAQVDATKLDVRSLESSETSDKERQLSERDLKKYLPQPLETSGDDLPTEQPVDASPVHDSEKRLLAGRNGDEPEEGDALAPSACAQRSHGEEVRRGTSHSHGVCAGHTPVGDKVNNDGDVGSAAAEDRSHLPEGGLLSERLQPQEQAVGKSQEGSHEEQAEASESTAGLATTLSSGVRCMLCKQKLRSYRGESPALLCYKCRQRRKKEARIPQTDANHLVCHIKQEPCEEGLPDGLTSDVNPHEADAETTKMYNCHKCDQSFKLPALLAGHMKNHSLARCLTCGCQMRVRYKVRRIPRRCQSCVQKIRDKKKKKKKELFAHNEAIKEEDGEKWESMNSDCELDGGRTFRPSPRSSSKVKVRKGKLPRSHLVGNEHWAGEPSPNERNQEAPVSTKVASLIRALPKLHKCPECGMSFKRPGFLIKHVRKHALLHHCTCHLLLKKTHKKCLHCREQLKGRGKGRLSSQRAPSKKTAVGSVLQYPSTSLKESAHDDDSDQLALAMAGDVGSRRPKKSKLLQKSHGKKGFTEHAMERRKPASKAPLPPGAETGNVSQDNPDLCDAAQILRWEEGTEIGPTSRDEEEADEGFVGETLLCKEDVVNDADQLGLDDKPHVCPQCGKSFQTYKSLHLHELVHTGEHCESCGCRLRLRKGGGRRSKKCRGCKLQEKGQSAEAKNAIAAKVSTLLGLQKKKKVVSSKGIKSELKKLPKGVKHILVKRLIKKPKKEKGNGMPLKKQVRRKKAKESVGDDTVTDVSDRVLSSPNSNVELEGKIFAEPAEPEALMSTTSPESDTEGTSGMSHDPLKKIKGSHKGKLLMLKDGKPEVTDNEGKALPGDQSSLLTGDKANRCLVCDQSFASPELLCTHRQSHAAELPFACTQCPQRFHKKQLLNIHIVTHVKERPHRCPDCNKCFTGLNNLNMHRRVHMGLRPYSCPDCPMSFRHKVSLLVHRYTHTKTPPVALESYRCSFCGKSFVRSDHLEDHQRVHTGDCPFRCQDCDKTFPSQARLAVHSRVHSRVVSHSCPHCERSFINKANLERHQQKHTGELAFSCTECDVRFPSLVMLARHKHSHRVAEVFSCIRCAKTFLYKSCLFKHQNVCQGVKKGSNKGQTRGIKRKKSEQAAEQGQTHKRQKGGQKIAKGVKRKKEGKPVKIKMETVQQEEGPSEEGQEEDVPKEEVKSNENRAERGKKKRAEGKPAKAADGKHDDVAAVKVKKRKLLKEGIKTKEPKEGAKAKERKTKDGLKPGEEKVKKSKVGIKRGPYKKKIQIGATGDKKKIVRVKIKGVKLKPGPKKKQGMKDKK